The genomic region GATGTTGTCAAAATGGTGTCAGACACCAGCGAGGTGAAGTTACGCATCAGAGACAGATACATCGTTCAGATCACCCCGGCTTTCAAATGCACCGGGATCTGGCCCCGCAGCGCAGCGCACTGGCCCCTACCGCACATCCCCTGGCCGGGGCCCAACAGGGTAGCCGAGGTAAAGGCCGAGGGATTCAACCTTCTCTCTAAAGAGTGCTACTCGTTGAACGGAAAACAAAGTTCGGCAGAGAGCGACGCCTGGGTCCTGCAGTTCGGCGAGGCCGAGAACCGCCTACTCCTGGGAGGCTGCAGGAAGAAATGTCTGTCGGTTCTCAAGACGTTACGGGACCGGCACCTTGAGCTGCCTGGGACGCCCCTCAACAACTACCACATGAAGACTCTGGTTTCTTATGAGTGTGAAAAACATCCACGGGAGTCTGACTGGGACGAGAACAACCTCGGGGACCGTTTGAACGGGATTCTATTGCAGCTTATTTCGTGTTTGCAGTGCAGGAGGTGTCCCCATTACTTCCTGCCTACTCTAGACCTGTTCCAGGGGAAACCTCATTCTGCTCTAGAAAATGCAGCCAAACAGACCTGGCGACTGGCGAGAGAGATTCTGACCAACCCCAAAAGCTTGGAGAAACTCTGAGGTAAATGTGTGTTATAGTAAAGGAGGGTCAGTGAGAGGCCTGGTGATGTATCAAAGGACTATGGACAGAAATGATCACTGCACCCCTGTTTTATTCACGGTCTTGTAAAATGTGACTATCCTCTGACGATGAAGACGTTTACTCTGAGATCATTTTTATTACATTTAGTCAAATATGACCCTTCTCTTAATTCTATTCTGCGATGTCCTAATTTAGGAGCAAATTGTACCATCAATCCACATTCAAGGTTAGGTTACAATGCAGTGTTAATCTTTCGTTATTTCTCTCCATGCCCACGGTAATCTAAATCGTTTATTTGCTTAAATGCTTTAAAATAAAGCCCCCATACAAGCCTTGACAAAATAACTGTACAATTTCTACTGTAAATACATTCATAGGTTGTGATTCCAGTGGTCTGAAATTGTGAATGTTGTTCTGTGACATGTAAACTTAAGAGCTCAATTCCACCTTTTAAAGTAAAACGCctgaacattttttttatttggtaGAAAATAAATTAGAACGTTAATTTCAGTGATAGTCTGCTGTATCTGTTGTCAGTGGACATTTTCACATTTTGAAAGTTTACATTGTTATGATATTATCTGTTACGTTAAAAAAAACATTCCATAAACATACTTGAATTCCTATTTAAAGTATACTCGATCATTTTTGTTTGTACCTTGATAACATGATAAAACCTGAaaataagaatatatatataaatacagtctAATTGAAAAGAAAAAATGCACTTGAAATACACTGGATTATAACATTTGTGATCTGATTTTTTATTCCTGTCTCTGATTTAATTTAAAGAGTTAATAAAAACGAGCTATGTAATATTTGTGTCCCAATCATGATTAATGAAATGTATAACTTGTATTTTTTTAATCACATACAGGCCATATTTATTATCGGCACCATACATTGGTATTTTATAGGCCTAGTGTTTAACCCATTTTAAATTACGCAAATATAGTTTGTCATATCTCTATTAGTTCCGGCTAAAGGCCTATCCTATATATTTTATCTATAGGGTTGTCTATGTTATAATAATAGGCTGTCTAATTAAACGCGTTTTATCGGCTTAAGGCTGTTGGGGAAAACATGTATGAGAGGTACGGTTGGGGTTAGCCATTAGGCCTATATTTCTAATATACAGTCCACACGAAGACTGCGCAAAATCAGTTGTTTTGAACCCATAGTTGTGCAAATGTCGAGGTTACAACGTTAGGGTGAGCCCAATAGTGCAACTGTTATCCCATGTCCATACACAGTCGCCATATTTATAAACAAGGATAATGTTGGTCTAAAATCGAACCGATATCGTAGGCTCTCGTTCGATGACATAGGTTTACAGGTTTTGAGGGGATCCTAATatcaatacatttgtaaaatatTGTAGGCCAGGTTCTCTGCAGGTGGAGCCTCGCGCGCGTGTAAGCCTAGGCAGCCTTAAGGCTCGTCTACATTCTGGGAATCAAAATGGCACACGGTTCCAATTAGATCACATTTTCTAAAATGCTCCACAATCTCCTAATGTTTGAATTGTTGCACATGTGTGAAcctggatatatatatttttacatctcTAAATCCCAATTTGTGTCTTTCAAAATAAAGGAACATGGGCTTTCTGCGGGCCCAGCCTAAACATGAACATGAATCAGTAAAGTGAACTTGAATGTGAACAAAAGCTTGTGGGGTAATCGCATATCAAACAGAAAGGGAACGTGGCGGTTGGACTTACCGTGGAGTCAAGCAGTTTGAAGGAGGGGTCATCCTCGTCCACTTCGAAATATATCTCGGTCGTCGTGATGGAGAGCATCCCTCGTGCGACTATTACCGGGGCCACGAGCTGGGCCGGGGTGCTGAGGACCACTGGGCCTATAATGTGTAATACACGGTGCATCAGATATAAGAACAAACAATGTATGGTCTTTAACAATTCCTAACAAAtcatttgatttatttgataGTGAATTATTATCAAATGTCAGTCTACTTCGATTTAGTAAGAGAAGATATTGAGACGATTTAATGTATAGGATGCAAATTCCACAATTTCTTCTTAATTTGGACACATGCACGGTTCTTAATTATCATGGTAACAGGTTTTCATTCAGTCATTATTTTTGATGCAAACTCGTATTACTCGTTCAGGTTAAATACAGGACAAGGCTCCATTATGGGTTGCACTCTGGAGGGTATAACATAGGTTACTTTGAACCAAATCGCTATTCGGCCTATTCAACAAGCATTTAGGCCTATATACATTCTATGCTTTCAAAACTATATGACGCTAATTTACACAAGTAATAACCATTTTAACTGAAGGCGCGTGCGGTGCAATAGGGCCAGCAGAGTCATATGGCCTATCAGAACTAAACCAGAGATGGAGGAGCGCTTGCCAATATGATGACTGGTCACTTATATGgtattattattcatatttgCATACTAATATTTTTCATAACAATTGTAACAGTTACAATAACGACACTGGGGCCACTAAATGAGAGATACAACACCACGCCAAACTACTGTTACAATATGCATAGCATCCTAAACTAATCACATGCTTTTGAAAAACCTTTGAGGGAAAATGAAAGCGCATATATTTGTGCTGACAATATCTGTTTAGTATTTATTTACGATGGTATTTTGACCCCTGACCAGCAGACGGGATCACATGCAATCTCTCTGTTTCCACCCATCTTCCTCcgcatctccatctctcctcctgtcctctcctctccctccatcctccatgtTCTATTTGGATCAGTATCGCTGAGGCGCGCGGCTCCAGTGATTTGTCTCGAGCTCAAATGAAAGCTTTTGAAATTGGGATATTTATCGATCGCGTGAACTCCAAAGAGCCACTTTAATGTCTCATCAATCTTAATATTGTGGTCCTCAACCAATTATGCCCGATACTGTTGCGAGATTACAAGTGGATTTTGGTTTCAATTCCCTGGGCTCTCTTTCATTGTGCTAACAGAGCGCTCAGGAATAGTGGAATCGGCTTTcctactctttctctctgcctgcccTAGCTGCCTGTAATAAATTATGCCTGTATTAAACTGATCTTATCTGATTACACTATCACCGTTTAGCATGTGCTTTACAAGCTGTAATAAACATGCAATATCCCGGGTCTAATGACGTTGCAGTTGTAGGCTATCGTAGGCCTATGGAAACATATAGCCCTAATATGCCCCACAACATATTAATGAATAGATAATACACAATGCACTGACATATAATGCATAACCTATAATaaacacctacatgtacatataatGTAAAATTATACAAAAGGCTATAATTACTGCGATATGCTCACAGAATAGAAAGCAATGCTTTTGCAAAATAAACGAAACGTGATCAAAACATTACTTATTATTCTAATACTCATATTTATCACTGTCATGACCATTTATTAGCCTATGTAATTATCTTGTAATGACACTTGTTCTTAATGTTGTTTCCACA from Oncorhynchus keta strain PuntledgeMale-10-30-2019 chromosome 18, Oket_V2, whole genome shotgun sequence harbors:
- the LOC118397368 gene encoding putative nucleotidyltransferase MAB21L1; amino-acid sequence: MIAAQAKLVYHLNKYYQEKCQSRKAAISKTIREVCKVVSDVLKEVEVQEPRFISSLNEMDNRFEGLEVISPTEFEVVLYLNQMGVFNFVDDGSLPGCAVLKLSDGRKRSMSLWVEFITASGYLSARKIRSRFQTLVAQAVDKCSYRDVVKMVSDTSEVKLRIRDRYIVQITPAFKCTGIWPRSAAHWPLPHIPWPGPNRVAEVKAEGFNLLSKECYSLNGKQSSAESDAWVLQFGEAENRLLLGGCRKKCLSVLKTLRDRHLELPGTPLNNYHMKTLVSYECEKHPRESDWDENNLGDRLNGILLQLISCLQCRRCPHYFLPTLDLFQGKPHSALENAAKQTWRLAREILTNPKSLEKL